The sequence CCGACGGGGATCGTGCCCGCCGTCACCGCGTGGGTCTCACCCTCTGCGAGCGAGAACGAGCGATCGGATGCCGCGAGCTCGACCTCATCGCCGATCGACGTCGTGCACGACAGCGCGAACGCGAAGGGACCGAAGGACCCGACGTCCGCGAGCGTGTCGACGTGCTTGGCGATGCTCAGTCCGCCGAACTCGTACACGTTGCCCAGCGTCGCGACCTGCGCGGCGGGAACCTCGTCGCCGCCGATCTGCGTCACGGGCAGCACAGGGTTGACCACGGTACGGCTCGTCTCGCCGAAGCGGCCGGCCGGGCCCTGCTCCGCCACCGAGCACTCCGCGCCCAGCGGGATGCCGTCGATGCGCGCGGCGTACCCGCTGCCGGCGTCGAGGGTGACGGATGCCGCCGGCCCGAGGTCGAGCGTCGCTCCGGCGACCGTGCACGCGACGTCGGCGACGAAGGCGTCGGCCGCGTAGCGCGCGGCCGGGCCGCTCACCTGCTTCTGCACCTCGATGGGACCGCTGACCAGCGTGACGCCGGCCTTCACCGGTGCGCGCCGCAACGTGCCCCCGTCGGAGAGGACGGCCTGCGCGCCGAACTGGTTCCACGCGAACTGCTCGGTCACCGGCACCTCGATCGGCGCCAGGTCCGGATCGTCGGCCGTCGCGGGCGCGTTGATCGTCTGATACCGAACGGTCACCGCCCCGCCGGGCGCGAGCGAGCCGGCCGTGGACGTCGTGAAGTCGACCAGCACGCGCAGGCCCGTCACCGTCGTCCAGTCGCCGCTGAACGCGTCGCTGTCGGTCCAGGAGTCGGCGTCGCACGTCGGGTCGGCGGGCCACGTCGTGCTGCTGCCCGAGCCGACGCATACGTCGGCTCCGGTGGTGACCTGCCAGCGCACGGTCGTGCCCGCGGGCACGGCGATGTCGAGCCCGGCCGCACCGTCGAACACGGGACGGTAGGTCGACCCGCGCGAGCCGCCGGTGGCGAGCATGCGGTCGCCCGGGGTCGGGAGCGGCTCGACAAGCGTCATCGAACGGTACGACGAGGTGCCGCTGTTGACGGCCTCGAGCTTCCACGCGTCCGTGGCGCCCACGACGGTGTTGGCCGCACACGGCGTGCGGTAGTAGCCCTCGGCGTCGGTGAGGCACGGACCGTCGGGACGCACCGTGTTGACAGCGCCGTCGACGACGTCGCCGTCGATCTCACCCCTGACCCCCTTGAACGTCGCCAGCGAGGCGCCCGGGATCGGCTCGACGAAGTTGGTCGTGCCGCACTCGTTCACGCCCGCTCCGGCCAGGATTCCCTGGCCGTTGCCCGACGTGTTGGCGCACGACGACAGCTCCTGAGCGGTCGTCACGACGAACTGGTTGGTCGCGCGCTCCCCCTGCGTGAGGCCGGGCTTGAGCACGATGCCGAGCGTGATCGTGAACGTCTCACCGGGCGCCATGCGGCGGCCGCCCTCCGGCCACGTGAACGCGATCCGGTGGGTCGCCGCGTCGTACTCGTACGCGACATCGGTCGACAGCAGGCCTCCGTCCGATGTCTCGAAGGCCGGCTCCTCGGCGAAGTCGGGCTCGAGCGAGGTCGGCAGCGTGTCGATCACGTGCTCCACCGTGAGGTAGCCGGTGCCGGCGTTCGTGAACTCGAGCGTCCACGGGTTCGTGGTCGCCGCTTCCACCGTGTGCACGTTGTTCTCGGGCGTCTTGGCGACGTCGAGCGCAGCCGTTCCGGTCGTGAGCGCGATGTCGTCAGCCGCGTCGGCGGTGGCCGCCGGGTAGACGTCGCCGTCCGCGCGGGCCGACTCCGTGTTCACCTCGTTCTCGACGGTGCTCGGGAACGCGATGGCCTCGTCGGTGCCGCGCACCGTCTCGAGCAGGTGCACGGTGAGGTCGGCGGTCGCGGTCCAGTGCGCGGGCGGGGCGGTGCGCGAGAACACACCGCCGTCCTCCCGTGTGAACACGAGACGGATGCCGATCACATCGTCGAGCGGCGCGTCGGGCAGTGCCGCGGTCGCCGCCGGCACGCCCTCGATCCATTCATCGCCCACGAGCACGTCCACCCGAACCCGGTCCGCGCCGCCGGGGAACTCCACTGCGTCGAGCGACGCGAGACGGAAGCGGCTCCAGAACGCGGGGTCGCTGTCCTCCACCGTCACCCGCTGCGTCGCCACGGTGGACTCGCCGTCCGTGGCCTGCAGACGCACGCCGACGGGCTCGTGCCGATCACGTTCGAGCAGGGTCGCGGGCGTGATCGTCTTCGCGGCGGTCACATCGAGAAGGCCCGTCACGAGCTGGACGTCGTCGCCGGCCGTGTCGTACGGCGTCGCCGTCGCGAACAGCACCGGGTCGTACGACTGTGCGAACGCGTCGTTCGTCGTGACGACGGGCTCGGTCGCGTTCTCGCCCGTGCTGCGCTCGGTGACGCGCAGGCGCGTCGTGAGCGTCATCCCGAGCTTCGCGTCCGTGGCGATCGTGCCGCCCGCCGTCTCGGGGCCGGTCCCCTGATAGAGGACGCTGACGCCCACCACATCGGCGAGCTGTGCGCCCGTGAGCGCGGCCGCAGCCGTGATGCTGAGACTCTGCGTGCTGAGCGTGCCGTCGGACCCGCGCTTCCAGAGCGTGACGGTGGAGGCCGTCGAGTCCACGCCGGCGTTGCCCGGGATCGCGAACGCGATGCCGATGAGGTCGATGCGCTCGAAGGGGTTGGTGGCCGGGTCGTACGAGACCCCCGCATAGGGGTTCGCCTCCCAGCCGTCCGCCGGCGAGACGCAGTCCTCGACGGCCGCGTCGGTGCACGCCATCGGGTCGGTCACCCGCAGGTACGAGGCTCGCGAGGCGGAGTCGTTGTGCGCGTCGATGGTCCAGACGATCTGCGGGTAGCCGTCGGCCGGCACCTCGCCGGGGACGGGGATCGGCACGACGTCGCGATCGGCGGACTTCGCGACCACGACCGCCGGCGGCTGGTCGATCAGCGTGATGTCGTCGCGCGCGCCGTGCGGCCCGACAGGCTCTCCGTGCTGAACGCCGCTGACGCCCACGGTGTTCCAGATCGTGGCCGGGTCGGCGTCGTTGTAGCCGTGGGTCGCGGTCACCCATGGCCCTTCGGCGTCCGCCACGCGCACGACGTTGCGCAGGCGCCAGACGAGGTCGAACACGCGGAGGCTTCCGACGGCGCTCGTGGTGACGCCCGATCCGGGAGCCGGACGCAGCGGGTCTGCGCTCGCCGCGCGTGCGGCATCGTTCGGTACTGCCGTGATGCGCACGCCCGTGGTGCCCGCCGACTGCGCGGCAGTGAGGGCGTGGCCCTTGAAGCTCGCGCCGTTCATCCACGAGCCCGACGGCGCCGGCACGGTCGTCCATGATCCGCCGATGAAGAGTTCGATGCTCGACACCGAGTCCCACTTCCATCGGGCGTCGTTCGACGGCCGGATCTCGCGGAGGTCGAACGCCTGGAAGACCGTCTCGGCGGGCATCGTCTCGCCGCCGTTCGGGTCGGCGATCGTCACCGACTCGAAGCCGGTGGCCGTCACGGCCCAGCTGAGACGACTGGTCGCCGAGGCGCCCGACTGCGAGCTGAGCGAGGAGGGCGTCCAGGTCTTGTCGGCCATGAGCGTGCCGTCGCCGTCGAATGCGACGATCTCGGCGGGTGCGGCATCCGTCACCTCATCACTGGAGATGCGGGTTCCGCCGGCCACGATGCCCTCGGCCTGCGCCGTCGCGACGTTCTCGTAGCGCACGGGGTCGCCACCGGGGGTGGCCGTCGGGTCACCACCGTCTCGGAGCGCGGCACGCGCCTCGAACACCGTGTTCGGACTCACCGTGGTGCCGGCGGGGAAGCCTGCCGCATTCGAGAAGGTGTAGCGGAGCCCCGTCACCGTTGCGGGGTCGATGCCGGGCGCGAGTTCTGCCAGGTCGCCCGAGAAGACCTCTGTGGCACCTGCGGGGGCGACGACCGTCACCTGCTGCCAGCCCGAGGGCGTGAGCGCCTCGACAGTGAGCGTCGAACCCGAGAGCACTTGGGTCGGAGCGATGCCGACCGGAGTGAACGCGTTCCAGAAGTCGTCGGCCTCGGCCTCGCGCCAGACGTCCTCGACCACGATCGTGCTCGGGTCGACGAACGCGGAGTCCGTCGTCG comes from Microbacterium cremeum and encodes:
- a CDS encoding DUF5979 domain-containing protein, which codes for MSSTSVLRRTERDDRALRRRGMTIAVATAILSLFATILVAPPAAAADAALTVRKVVDGVEQATHQPGDEFTYTITVGCDDSDCVDAQLADEIPPAFAGFEILGAGVRPTSQPATLELVGCDATVTAECALDAVFQQPLDGGGIGIRAGDTYQVTLTLKVPQDLPPTWPSNGVAVPNTAAATATTADSVADTATVTVEIPRVIDVTVGKQWQPASQQFQPGAASTIALSVANASNVDAASLSLQDPAAADDAAAGLDASNPFRLVDFTGFGAVTAPEGADRVAVDAYVYNAGSWTWVSGEATAIGGIRLPDGVDPGDVGGLRFTFTSSQGAALAAAGAAGSVEVGVAQRSADRNTGDSLIAGAEVTNRVSGTATAPDAEPVTETAIAPYAIGGLTVAIEATKSIAPARIPAGTAATATIGARNDSNGPLSTLTLTDAEYFTDGVTFDGFTGPLAYPAGAASGAVSWTFSDGTVVDTAFGDGETPGVPAAPAGAHLTGFALTLEGSIAPGAVFNASYRIGTAADVVESEARSPIQLPNTVVVSGENPAGSASDSATAPLAVYYPDIRIALDKKLSPAAPVTAGGTVVVQLPTTSTTDSAFVDPSTIVVEDVWREAEADDFWNAFTPVGIAPTQVLSGSTLTVEALTPSGWQQVTVVAPAGATEVFSGDLAELAPGIDPATVTGLRYTFSNAAGFPAGTTVSPNTVFEARAALRDGGDPTATPGGDPVRYENVATAQAEGIVAGGTRISSDEVTDAAPAEIVAFDGDGTLMADKTWTPSSLSSQSGASATSRLSWAVTATGFESVTIADPNGGETMPAETVFQAFDLREIRPSNDARWKWDSVSSIELFIGGSWTTVPAPSGSWMNGASFKGHALTAAQSAGTTGVRITAVPNDAARAASADPLRPAPGSGVTTSAVGSLRVFDLVWRLRNVVRVADAEGPWVTATHGYNDADPATIWNTVGVSGVQHGEPVGPHGARDDITLIDQPPAVVVAKSADRDVVPIPVPGEVPADGYPQIVWTIDAHNDSASRASYLRVTDPMACTDAAVEDCVSPADGWEANPYAGVSYDPATNPFERIDLIGIAFAIPGNAGVDSTASTVTLWKRGSDGTLSTQSLSITAAAALTGAQLADVVGVSVLYQGTGPETAGGTIATDAKLGMTLTTRLRVTERSTGENATEPVVTTNDAFAQSYDPVLFATATPYDTAGDDVQLVTGLLDVTAAKTITPATLLERDRHEPVGVRLQATDGESTVATQRVTVEDSDPAFWSRFRLASLDAVEFPGGADRVRVDVLVGDEWIEGVPAATAALPDAPLDDVIGIRLVFTREDGGVFSRTAPPAHWTATADLTVHLLETVRGTDEAIAFPSTVENEVNTESARADGDVYPAATADAADDIALTTGTAALDVAKTPENNVHTVEAATTNPWTLEFTNAGTGYLTVEHVIDTLPTSLEPDFAEEPAFETSDGGLLSTDVAYEYDAATHRIAFTWPEGGRRMAPGETFTITLGIVLKPGLTQGERATNQFVVTTAQELSSCANTSGNGQGILAGAGVNECGTTNFVEPIPGASLATFKGVRGEIDGDVVDGAVNTVRPDGPCLTDAEGYYRTPCAANTVVGATDAWKLEAVNSGTSSYRSMTLVEPLPTPGDRMLATGGSRGSTYRPVFDGAAGLDIAVPAGTTVRWQVTTGADVCVGSGSSTTWPADPTCDADSWTDSDAFSGDWTTVTGLRVLVDFTTSTAGSLAPGGAVTVRYQTINAPATADDPDLAPIEVPVTEQFAWNQFGAQAVLSDGGTLRRAPVKAGVTLVSGPIEVQKQVSGPAARYAADAFVADVACTVAGATLDLGPAASVTLDAGSGYAARIDGIPLGAECSVAEQGPAGRFGETSRTVVNPVLPVTQIGGDEVPAAQVATLGNVYEFGGLSIAKHVDTLADVGSFGPFAFALSCTTSIGDEVELAASDRSFSLAEGETHAVTAGTIPVGSTCEVRETDADDADATTFSGEGVTDAGDGSATVAVGAAAEVVATNRYEAGTLSVLKTVVGDGAAEYGDGPFSAAVSCTYDGDVIYTEPDLAIVPDEPSLVPAQFPAGTVCEVAEVLTGGATETENPPAVVIVGPEEGQPLGAVTALVTNDFRIGGLVIEKERIGDGVQEFGAGPFEAQAVCTWVKDDATLTVPLAGGGIVTLSEENGYRARIDGIVVGAECAVTETDQGLATAVTMSPEDGVVTVPDPEMTEDVATVVITNRFDVGQLEIEKTADRTAALVGETVRYTITVRNSGQIDASDLTVTDSLPQGAAFVAANPEARVDGGTVVWQVADLAVGEAATMTVDVRFDRAGETVNRATVTNPVGPWRSVDGGDSCPDDDTAACARVVVTEPLATTGGAGWLVPGGLAAMLLALGAALLAVRRRHRA